A segment of the Labrus bergylta chromosome 11, fLabBer1.1, whole genome shotgun sequence genome:
GTAGGCTTTTTTAAAGGCAAGCTTTATTAACACTGTCAAGTGTCAAGCCAAAAGCGCATTAAAATGACCACAATAAGCGCGTTGATTCGTTTACTATAAGTCTAGTAATTCTGTTAAAAGAAACGAAGTCCTTGAAGTGAAAGTTTTTCATGCACATAGGAGGACTGGATGGACTTTATAAAGTCCAGCATGTAGCCTACCATTTGGTAGCCTCTAAGTAATTTGTATAGGGGCTATAGGGGTGATAATTCATATCTAGGGTACTGTCAAGGTCCATTGATAAAGGCACAGAAAGAAGCAGTCAGGGGCCACAGACAGGCCCTTAAAGACAGCGTGTGTATAGTTTCACTCTCAGCAAATCAACTATGCAGTGTAGAATAGATTTATAAATCCTACTTCACATCAGTATTTCAGAATTATTTAGTTAAAGAttaagtacaaaaacaaaacaaaaaatagccAAGAGTTATACATTACTAACTTGAAGCATAGGCTCACCTATAGTGAAATACGAAAAACTACCATCACACTTTTTATCAGAAATGTTCAAACCAAAATAACCAGCTGCAGGAAATGTGACAGTGTTTTATATTGTCAACTAATGGTAATAGCGATGGAACAATGGAGTGACCGAGTTAGTACTGATTGACACTTTATGCATACTCTGCCAATAGTGtatggatgtgtgtgagtgaaaggCTGGTTTGAGACATGTAGTGAAAGCGTGTTTTGAGTGGTCAGTAGAAAAGCGTTGAGTAGCTGTTTATCATATCTCACTTTTATTAGGAAGCTTTCCCTGACCTCTCATCATCTAAATGAGACCTCTCCTGAGAAAGAGAACCACGAGTTATCAGTCTTTGCCAATCCAACTAATCCTAGCTTTATTAGATGTCATAACTTTATTTACTGAGacagaaatagattttttttcctaaagGAACCAGTATCTCTTGGGGAAAGGCTTTAGGTTTTTATAGGGCAGCTGTTTCAATACCCAATTTAACATAATtccattcagactgaactgtggATTTGGAtaatctttattgtccctgaggGGCAATTTGGACTCTGGGGGGCTACTGAAACTTGTATCATTCCACATtgaattgatttttaaaagatCCTTGAGTTGCTAACTATGAAAATGATAACATGTGTGCACATTCATGGCCATGACAGTAagtaatgcatttatttttgttgcaaaTTATGGAAAGTTGCTTCCCTATATAGCTGTCAAGTTCTTGGTGTTTTACAGTAGATAAAGAAGAGGTCCACCAGAGACCACACTATAAAGAATCCTCTGTCCAGACGATGGTGTGATCCATCTTGATTTACGCCTTCCTGAAAAAGTTAAGAAACAAGATGAGAGCCATTGTTCACAGTTCTACATACAAAATGTTTCTATCCATTTACACAAGTCAGCATAAGTATTTCATGCTGCAGCTCCACATACCACTGCTGCAGGACTGGGAGCAACCTGGTCCTTTACATATCTCTATGTCACAGTGGAAATATACCTGTACGGGAACAtcctgtttgtaaaaaaaaaaaaaaaagaatacaaaggCTCAAAACCAGCAAAGCACAAGTatataacattatttttttattattatatgtatttgtgtcattgttttgaaTTTCTCTTACATACCAAGCTTTTAAACGTTAAGGGCTTCACAAATGAGAACATCTTGACGACAAACCATTGATGAAGAGAGGCATATTTACGCTCCTTACTGGAAACAACTGGCAACACAACAGTCTTGTGGCTGTCACCACTGAAAGGACATCTGGTTTTGTTCAAAAAGACACACTTCATTAATCAGTGTACAGGTAAGTTGGTTACATGATCTTTGTATGTAAAGATTGTCTTTTACTTTCATGTGAGCTCACCCTTTAACAAGTAGGTTCCATCTTTGTGTGTCGAGTGGGTTTTCAGTCGGAGTCGCCCAGCAGTCCTTCAGCACCAGCACCAAATCCTTGTCTTCATGTTTGAGCACAAATACCTCTACATACACGGGAAATCCCAGCTTAGTCACTGGAGGGTGACGAGACGAATAAAAAGACCGATAATTGGAATCTGTGGATTTTACAAAACGGGGAAATAAAGATATTTGACATATTTGAAGAATATTTGGGGGAATTTAAACGTACATAAAGATACACTAACTTACATGGACAGTAAAAGTACAGatcaaatgaaaatataaaagaaacaaaaaataagcTTGACCTTTGGCAAACCTCATCTCAGCCCTCAGTGTCCCCTCACTCTTCAGTGTTGAGAGGTCCTTGGATGTTTCTCCCTGAACATTGAAGTCCAGCTGGGCAGTTTGGGACAGCATGAAGCTACAATGCACAGTaagactacaaaataaaacgTAATGAGTCCCATTTCCTTCAAATGGAGGTGACAAATTAAGTTTGAGTTTCTTACTTGAATGGAGAGTTATGAAATATAGAACCTTTCTTCCATTGTTGTTTTACCTCCATGTTGACTGAGTAGGTTATAACCCCAGCACCTGTCTACAAGACACAACCAAAGCGGTTTTATTACcctccaaacaaaaaaaataccatCTGATCTGACTAACAACTGTGCCTAAGTGGTCATGTATTAACATTTACCATGGACTGTGCACCACAATCAGTGAATGGAAATCTGAAGGTGACAGCTTCCTTGGATCTTTTATGGGGTTTACAATTTGCACTTTGGCTAGACGGGATCCAAACTGTGTCCAGGTCCAGAGGGGGGACTGTGGCATTCCTAGGAATCTTAACTTCAAACCCATCTTTGttgcagaaaacatttcttgaTACCAGTGGGTACTCATGTTTGTTCATCTCTGGGGAGAACACATTAAGAATCATTGATTAAACTTTAGTTTGAAATATAATGTTAAGCTATTAATCTGCACACTTAACAGTTACCGCCTTTAATTTTCCTCTCACAGATGACAGGTATTGTCTTGGCAATTTCAAGTCTACCCTTGTAAGCCATGATGACAACAGTCAGCTTTGTGAAATCATTCTAAAGGAGAAATTGGTTAAAAAGAAGATTAAAGGAGAATATGTAAAATAACATTGtagatatttattttgtaaaattatCAGACAGACAAGCTCAAGTGACTTGTCAGCTTACTTGTCTTTTCACAAAACATCCGTGGGAAGCAGCTGTTAAGATAATGAAAGTTTCAGTTTCTCCCAGAACATAGAGGCATTGTTTTGCTACAGCAAGGGCTTGGTAATATCCACCGTGTTCATCTATGTGAAATGTGGACACAAACAAGAGCACAGCTGAAACTATTGAAAGCAATGTGTcatcatcaataaataaaaagttttgtGAGGCCATCTTACCTTGAACATAAATGGTGAAAGGAAGATCAGCAAATTGTTTCTTTGATATGAAAACAGACATGTATCCATCATGACAAGTCGAAGAACTGCTGTTGATAATGTAACGAGGTGTTGCATGAAGTTGTTTAGAAACTGCATGGGCTCCACATTGCACGAGGAGGAGTGATGATGAAGTAAATGTCAACATAATGAAGAATATAGTATAGGACACCATCCTTGGATATTGGCACCAGGTGGAGCAGCTGCTTCTTATTTGACTTAATTGGTGCAACCTCTTACTCAAAACTCACGACTCATTCTGAAGGTCCAGTGTTTTAATCAGTCAGTGTCTGCTGCCTTCCTAAAGTTTGTATTCTCTTCCTGtgccttcatgtgttttttcacATTGCTCAGAAGATGCAGGTGAACAAGAAGCTTAAACTCTCctgtatttttattcatgaaCTGTTGAGGAACAAAATGCTTATATTTTATCTGCAGGTCAATCTGAGAGTTTGGTCTTATTAGATCAGCTTGCAGATTCATTGTTTAAAGTGATTggcacaaaaacacatctgacaTACAAGAGCTCATTTGACACAGACTACTTCTTGATTGGTTGatcttatttgtgttttttaatctttatttttttccccaagcaTCCATCACTTATAGTCTAATACAATGTACAGGcagaaaaatgaaattatgtgacaaaaaaaatacaaaaaaaggacaagaaTTAAGTTCAAACTATTTATGTCAATCAGCATTTAGTAACCTTCACTGTGAAACCATACACACATCTGCTTAAAGGTCCGATATGTGAGATATCGtctgaattaaatcattaaatgaccttaatatcatcagacattgagGAAACATGCAATATGTAATGCCTGTTGGTTAGCAAGGCATGAAAgcaggcaagagaactggttcagatagaaatgattctacctgacctaaaacaactgaaacatggtaaaactaggatcaatattggagatgcttttgaaaaatggagagaggttagaacaatGAAAGGTTTCAAGAAAGACAGATGCGGAGCtagctaaacactgaagcttcattgtcAGTGATATGTGCACACTGACTCTAGGGAGGAAGGGGCggagagagacagctctctacaatgttttgaatttggactgcagtaccaattttaaacactaggtgtcaaagTTACATTCCTCCTTTGTGCTCTACATTTGTTGGAGCTGGTCTGTGCTCCTGTTGTAAATCGGGTTTTGGTATTCACTCTCTGTGAAGGAAACAGCAGAAGTGAGAGTCATACAGGGCGAAGTATCACATTGTCCTTAGATAATACATATTCATTCAGAACTCACTTGCTTTagctctcttcttcctcccatCCGCTGCAAATGAATGACAGCAGTCAATaacttttcactttttgtacTTCATAACTGCtatttgttaaattaaattgaaataCCTCTGTTTTGGTTCTCTGCCTGAGCTGCTTGTTGCCTGCTGATTTCACCCTGGTTGGCTGTGAATAACAATAATTGAGTGAAATTTCGAACAATGATGAAATGGTAGAACAAGAACATATTCAAAAATGTTGTATTACCATAATAGTGCCGACCGAGGCTTGAATTTCTTAATCTGTTGATGAGATCTGGAGATGAAAGAAATTAATGCGTTACTCTAGTTTTTCACAACAGTATGACAGGTGTCACCAGTACTGCATTAATTCTTCTGAATATTAGGCACCTGTATGGAATCTCCGTTTTGTCCTCTGACTTTCCATCCTTACAAATCTGAACTGATTTGTCTCACTTGTGCTTTGGCCAGGTTGAGAAGTGTCAGGATCAGGCTGAACTGCCGGGAGATTGAACTGATTTCTGCTGCGGTCACCTTGTTGGTTGGCTGGGTCTTGGTCATCATTTTCTGGTATTCAGAAAGGATACATTTATTAAGTATTTACGCAGACATGTGTGATATTAAAGGTGGGATATAGTGTAATTTTCTTTGTGACTTTATgaataaacagacagaaaaaaaatgatcagaAGGAAGAGCTTTTAAAAACGCACCATAAACAAGGCTATCATCGTATGCTcctgtagaaaaagaaaatacagcatGTACATGACACATGAATAAAATCCTTTATTTGTTGaactgttttcacattttagtGAGTGTTTTGTATGGTGACAGATTACCTTTCTGATGATCAACATTTGGCACTCTGCCTGTTTCTGCTGGAGCATTAGAACCTGTGTAGCATTGAATAAAGATTTGGAAGTAGTACTTGAGAAAATATGATGGAAATATGATGTTTAATTTGTGACCAAAGTTAACTCAGAGGATAAATAACACTGTGAAGCATCTCTTTGACTCACATGATTTTTCAGTCTATAAGATATAATGTAAAAACTTATTTCAAAAAGATTTAGAGTTGTACCTTGCAGGTGAATTTTGTTTAACCTTAAACAGACACATGTCTATAGTGCCGTTTATTCTGCAGTCCAATCACTAATATAGCAGATGAATATTAATAATGATATAATAAGAGTCTCTTTTGGATTTAATTTTGATCTAACTTCCAGAATTTTCGTTTTCCAGCCTTTATGAAAATAAGTTCTTTGATAAGTTGTGAGatatattattttctgtttacactCCTTTAACTCACTGAGGGTTATTACAGCAAGCGTTCTTGTAATTGATGTCTATGTACATTCTATTAGCCAGTGCATGTCATATTTCTTTAAAGTGACTTTTTGCAGAAGTTAATCATCCTGTAAAATTATTTTAAGATACCATAATAAGTGGCCATTAATATTGAATTATAATGCTTGATGGGTTATTTTGAACATGTTAATAAGAGATACAATGTATAAGctagctatatatatatataagatagCTATTATTAAAACAGTGTTAACTTATATGATGCTTTGAGCCACACAAATGATATAACAGACAAGTTCCATACAACCAGAACTTCATTAACATTTGAAGTAGCCGATGTAACATTTTATTGCACTATGCTACGGAATATTGTGAAATTACTGCTTACCCACAGTGCATTCAGAATTGTTAGAAATTTCCAGAGTTGTCGTATTACAACTACCTGAAATAGACAAAGTGTCTTTAAAAAGACAACCAATCCATCCATTCCTccatatatacagtacatacaaacatacatacatacatacatactgtacatacacacatacatagataCATACatgaatacatacatacatacatacatacatacatacatactgtacatacacacatacatagatacatacataaatacatacatacatacatacatacatacatacatacatacgtacatacacacacacatacatacatatatacatacatacatacacacatacatacacacacacacacatacatacacacacatacacacatacatgcatacatacacgcatacatacacacatacatacacacatacatacatacatacacacacatacatacatacacatacatacacacacatacacacatacatacatacatacacacacacacacatacatacacacacatacataca
Coding sequences within it:
- the LOC109992069 gene encoding uncharacterized protein isoform X1, whose product is MKADMWIFLLALCFTRVSSNDQNSCEQYSMVCEMHKLSASLGSSVLLPCNLRTSNITQVSWAQSAEQELVLFTSDGRIQFLEHKNGRVKAFPNQGSEGNYSIRIDELNESDLRCYLCTWEQDCLQVHLVAVKGTLSTAIKLLICACVTAAVFILLGIGGYFCMKCIRSCNTTTLEISNNSECTVGSNAPAETGRVPNVDHQKGAYDDSLVYENDDQDPANQQGDRSRNQFNLPAVQPDPDTSQPGQSTSETNQFRFVRMESQRTKRRFHTDLINRLRNSSLGRHYYANQGEISRQQAAQAENQNRADGRKKRAKAKSEYQNPIYNRSTDQLQQM
- the LOC109992069 gene encoding uncharacterized protein isoform X3, which codes for MNSCEQYSMVCEMHKLSASLGSSVLLPCNLRTSNITQVSWAQSAEQELVLFTSDGRIQFLEHKNGRVKAFPNQGSEGNYSIRIDELNESDLRCYLCTWEQDCLQVHLVAVKGTLSTAIKLLICACVTAAVFILLGIGGYFCMKCIRSCNTTTLEISNNSECTVGSNAPAETGRVPNVDHQKGAYDDSLVYENDDQDPANQQGDRSRNQFNLPAVQPDPDTSQPGQSTSETNQFRFVRMESQRTKRRFHTDLINRLRNSSLGRHYYANQGEISRQQAAQAENQNRADGRKKRAKAKSEYQNPIYNRSTDQLQQM
- the LOC109992117 gene encoding zona pellucida sperm-binding protein 4, with protein sequence MVSYTIFFIMLTFTSSSLLLVQCGAHAVSKQLHATPRYIINSSSSTCHDGYMSVFISKKQFADLPFTIYVQDEHGGYYQALAVAKQCLYVLGETETFIILTAASHGCFVKRQNDFTKLTVVIMAYKGRLEIAKTIPVICERKIKGEMNKHEYPLVSRNVFCNKDGFEVKIPRNATVPPLDLDTVWIPSSQSANCKPHKRSKEAVTFRFPFTDCGAQSMTGAGVITYSVNMEVKQQWKKGSIFHNSPFNLTVHCSFMLSQTAQLDFNVQGETSKDLSTLKSEGTLRAEMRFAKDSNYRSFYSSRHPPVTKLGFPVYVEVFVLKHEDKDLVLVLKDCWATPTENPLDTQRWNLLVKGCPFSGDSHKTVVLPVVSSKERKYASLHQWFVVKMFSFVKPLTFKSLDVPVQVYFHCDIEICKGPGCSQSCSSGRRKSRWITPSSGQRILYSVVSGGPLLYLL